One Deinococcus sp. LM3 genomic region harbors:
- the acs gene encoding acetate--CoA ligase, with product MTQSPMPASDHIDALLHEERVIAPSDAFRERARYSAEDYERLYRQSLDDPDTFWSGVAGELHWFKPWTQVLDWQPPHAQWFVGGQTNIAFNALDRNVARGLGDKRAVVWEGEDGEVRTYTYAELLREVKRAANALLNLGVQPGDRVTLYLPLVPEAAIAMLACARIGAVHSVVFGGFSVSALADRITDAQSRVLITADAGQRRGALVNLKANADAAAALAPGLEKMLVVCRADCDAPMQEGRDVFWHDALNAASDDHEAAPLDSEHPLFILYTSGSTGKPKGVQHTTGGYMVGTYLTTQAVFDLRDDDVYWCTADVGWITGHSYSVYGPLLNGATVVMYEGAPNHPDWGRFWDIVQKHRVTILYTAPTAIRAIMRQGDELPASRDLSSLRLLGSVGEPINPEAWMWYWRTIGGGRCPVVDTWWQTETGSIMLTTLPGAHPSKPGSAGLPMFGIEPAIMTHTGEELGPDDGGLLVIKRPWPSMLRTVYGDDDRYRKSYWGEIEGVYFAGDGARRDADGYITVTGRVDDVLNVSGHRLGTMEIESALVAHPSVSEAAVVGRPDDVKGECVVAFVLPQGDRTIDPAELRAHVSREIGALARPDAIYVADALPKTRSGKIMRRFLRQIAAGKEIQGDTSTLEDPGVLDRIAATQPV from the coding sequence ATGACCCAGTCCCCCATGCCCGCCAGCGACCACATCGACGCCCTGCTGCACGAGGAGCGTGTCATCGCGCCCAGTGACGCCTTCCGCGAGCGCGCCCGCTACTCCGCCGAGGACTACGAGCGTCTGTACCGCCAGAGCCTCGACGATCCCGACACCTTCTGGAGTGGCGTGGCCGGAGAGCTGCACTGGTTCAAACCCTGGACGCAGGTCCTCGACTGGCAGCCGCCGCACGCGCAGTGGTTCGTGGGCGGGCAGACGAACATCGCCTTCAACGCCCTGGACCGCAACGTGGCGCGCGGCCTGGGCGACAAGCGCGCGGTCGTCTGGGAAGGCGAGGACGGCGAGGTCCGCACCTACACGTACGCCGAGCTGCTGCGCGAGGTCAAACGGGCCGCGAACGCCCTGCTGAACCTGGGCGTGCAGCCCGGCGACCGCGTGACCCTGTACCTGCCCCTGGTGCCCGAGGCGGCCATCGCCATGCTCGCCTGCGCCCGCATCGGCGCGGTGCATTCAGTGGTGTTCGGCGGGTTCTCGGTCAGCGCCCTGGCCGACCGCATCACCGACGCGCAGAGCCGCGTGCTGATCACCGCCGACGCCGGGCAGCGACGCGGCGCGCTGGTGAACCTCAAGGCGAACGCCGACGCCGCCGCCGCGCTCGCGCCGGGCCTGGAGAAGATGCTGGTCGTGTGCCGCGCCGACTGCGACGCGCCTATGCAGGAGGGCCGCGACGTGTTCTGGCACGACGCCCTGAACGCCGCCAGCGACGACCACGAGGCCGCCCCTCTGGACAGCGAGCACCCGCTGTTCATCCTGTACACCTCCGGCAGTACCGGCAAACCCAAGGGCGTGCAGCACACCACCGGCGGGTACATGGTCGGCACGTACCTGACCACCCAGGCCGTGTTCGACCTGCGCGACGACGACGTGTACTGGTGCACCGCCGACGTCGGCTGGATCACCGGCCACTCCTACAGCGTGTACGGCCCCCTCCTGAACGGCGCGACCGTCGTCATGTACGAGGGCGCCCCCAACCACCCCGACTGGGGCCGCTTCTGGGACATCGTGCAGAAACACCGCGTGACCATCCTGTACACCGCGCCCACCGCCATCCGCGCCATCATGCGCCAGGGCGACGAACTGCCCGCAAGCCGCGACCTGAGCAGCCTGCGCCTGCTCGGCTCGGTCGGGGAACCCATCAACCCCGAAGCGTGGATGTGGTACTGGCGCACCATCGGCGGCGGGCGCTGCCCGGTCGTGGATACCTGGTGGCAGACCGAGACCGGCTCCATCATGCTGACCACCCTGCCCGGCGCGCACCCCAGCAAACCCGGCAGCGCGGGCCTGCCCATGTTCGGCATCGAACCCGCCATCATGACCCACACCGGCGAGGAACTCGGCCCCGACGACGGCGGCCTGCTGGTCATCAAACGCCCCTGGCCCAGCATGCTCCGCACCGTGTACGGCGACGACGACCGCTACCGCAAGAGCTACTGGGGTGAAATCGAGGGCGTGTACTTCGCCGGGGACGGCGCCCGCCGCGACGCCGACGGGTACATCACCGTGACCGGCCGCGTGGACGACGTCCTGAACGTCAGCGGCCACCGCCTCGGCACCATGGAGATCGAATCCGCCCTCGTCGCCCACCCCAGCGTCTCCGAGGCCGCCGTCGTCGGCCGCCCCGACGACGTGAAAGGCGAATGCGTCGTCGCGTTCGTCCTCCCGCAGGGCGACCGCACCATCGACCCCGCCGAACTGCGCGCCCACGTCAGCCGCGAGATCGGCGCGCTCGCCCGCCCCGACGCCATCTACGTCGCCGACGCCCTGCCCAAAACCCGCAGCGGCAAGATTATGCGCCGCTTCCTGCGCCAGATCGCCGCCGGAAAAGAAATCCAGGGCGACACGAGTACCCTCGAAGACCCCGGCGTGCTCGACCGCATCGCCGCCACGCAACCCGTGTAA
- the accC gene encoding acetyl-CoA carboxylase biotin carboxylase subunit has translation MFKKILIANRGEIALRVIRTAREMGIKTVVVYSTADEKSLPVLLADESVCVGPPASNQSYLNIPNILSAALMTGAEGIHPGYGFMAENPDFAEMCREHGITFIGPTPESMRALGSKAGGREIAAMSNVPVVPGTGVLEDTDAALLAAKQIGYPVLLKASAGGGGRGQKVIRTQDELAKGFAQAQEEAKLYFGDPALIMEKFLEEFRHVEVQVMGDGNGHVIHIGERDCSIQRRNQKLIEEAPSTLPDTLRQEILAAGVRLAKHVNYAGAGTLEFIVDRDGNYYFMEMNTRIQVEHCVSEEISGLDFVKLQLEIASGHGLSIQQDDVVLRGHAIECRLNAEDPDKDFRPAAGKIEDVHFAGGPGVRVDSHCYTGYVIPPHYDSLIGKLIVHHDTREQAISRMKRALEETVIQGPKTTIPLYVKIMDNPFYKRGAVMTNFLKTRMEM, from the coding sequence ATGTTCAAGAAGATCCTGATCGCCAACCGTGGCGAGATTGCCCTGCGCGTCATCCGGACGGCGCGGGAGATGGGTATCAAGACGGTCGTGGTGTACTCCACCGCCGACGAGAAGAGCCTGCCGGTCCTGCTGGCCGACGAGTCGGTGTGCGTGGGCCCGCCCGCCAGTAACCAGTCGTACCTGAACATCCCGAACATCCTCTCGGCCGCCCTGATGACCGGTGCGGAAGGCATTCACCCCGGGTACGGCTTCATGGCCGAGAACCCGGACTTCGCCGAGATGTGCCGCGAGCACGGCATCACGTTCATCGGCCCGACCCCCGAGAGCATGCGTGCCCTCGGCTCCAAGGCCGGCGGGCGCGAGATCGCCGCCATGAGCAACGTGCCCGTCGTGCCCGGCACCGGCGTGCTGGAAGACACGGACGCCGCCCTGCTGGCCGCCAAGCAGATCGGCTACCCGGTGCTGCTCAAGGCCAGCGCCGGCGGCGGCGGACGCGGCCAGAAAGTCATCCGCACGCAGGACGAACTCGCCAAGGGCTTCGCGCAGGCGCAGGAAGAAGCCAAGCTGTACTTCGGCGACCCCGCCCTCATCATGGAAAAATTCCTGGAGGAATTCCGGCACGTCGAGGTGCAGGTCATGGGCGACGGCAACGGCCACGTGATCCACATCGGCGAACGCGACTGCTCCATCCAGCGGCGCAACCAGAAACTCATCGAGGAAGCCCCCAGCACCCTCCCGGACACGCTGCGTCAGGAGATCCTCGCGGCGGGCGTGCGCCTCGCCAAGCACGTCAACTACGCCGGGGCCGGCACGCTGGAATTCATCGTGGACCGCGACGGCAACTACTACTTCATGGAGATGAACACCCGCATCCAGGTGGAACACTGCGTCTCCGAGGAAATCTCGGGCCTGGACTTCGTGAAACTGCAACTGGAAATCGCGTCCGGCCACGGCCTGAGCATCCAGCAGGACGACGTGGTGCTACGCGGACACGCCATCGAATGCCGCCTGAACGCCGAAGACCCCGACAAGGACTTCCGCCCGGCCGCCGGGAAAATCGAGGACGTGCACTTCGCCGGCGGCCCCGGCGTGCGCGTGGACAGCCACTGCTACACCGGCTATGTGATCCCCCCCCACTACGACAGCCTGATCGGCAAACTGATCGTCCACCACGACACCCGCGAGCAGGCGATCAGCCGCATGAAACGCGCCCTGGAAGAAACCGTCATCCAGGGACCCAAAACCACCATTCCGCTATACGTGAAGATCATGGACAACCCCTTCTACAAACGCGGGGCCGTCATGACCAACTTCCTGAAAACCCGGATGGAGATGTAG
- a CDS encoding sodium/solute symporter (Members of the Solute:Sodium Symporter (SSS), TC 2.A.21 as described in tcdb.org, catalyze solute:Na+ symport. Known solutes for members of the family include sugars, amino acids, nucleosides, inositols, vitamins, urea or anions, depending on the system.): MTLLLSALIVAITLAVTFWASRRNTSAGDFYVAGGRISATQNGIAIAGDYMSAASFLGITGLIALNGYDGFMYSVGWFIAYLTVLFIVAEPLRNLGKYTLADMLVYRLKDPRVRTYAAVSTIVISTFYMIAQVVGAGSLISLLSKGAISADVAIPLVGVLMIVYVVVGGMLATTWVQIIKAVLLMFATIVMTVLILNRFGWSFSNLLGQAEARNGAEFLGAGVKYTNPIDLISLCLALVLGTAGLPHILVRFFTVPTAQDARKSVVWAMVLIGAFYVMTAFMGNAANVLLGKEAIVQANAAGNMAAPLLAQALFGGAGTVGGEFGLAFVTAVAFATILAVVAGLTISASTSFTHDIYNGVLKGGQASEKDQFRVARMATVGVGIAAIILGLLAKTQNVAFLVALAFALAASANLPVILFTLFWRKFNATGALWGIVGGILFTLLLIALSPNIMKIDPDTLTTGRHLIQANAIFPLENPGLISIPAGFLFAYIGTMIGAARRNTAQDERDFEDMQFRAYTGAGTDGTVAAHD, translated from the coding sequence GTGACCCTGCTGCTTTCCGCGCTGATCGTCGCCATCACCCTGGCCGTCACCTTCTGGGCCTCCCGGCGCAACACCAGCGCCGGCGACTTCTACGTGGCCGGCGGCCGCATCAGCGCCACGCAGAACGGCATCGCCATCGCCGGGGACTACATGAGTGCCGCCAGCTTCCTGGGCATCACGGGCCTGATCGCCCTGAACGGTTACGACGGGTTCATGTACTCGGTCGGGTGGTTCATCGCGTACCTGACCGTCCTGTTCATCGTGGCCGAACCGCTGCGCAACCTCGGCAAGTACACCCTGGCCGACATGCTGGTCTACCGCCTGAAAGACCCCCGCGTGCGCACCTACGCCGCCGTCAGCACCATCGTGATCAGCACCTTCTACATGATCGCGCAGGTCGTCGGGGCCGGCAGCCTGATCAGCCTGCTCTCCAAGGGCGCGATCAGCGCGGACGTCGCCATTCCGCTCGTGGGCGTCCTGATGATCGTGTATGTCGTGGTGGGCGGCATGCTCGCCACCACCTGGGTGCAGATCATCAAGGCCGTGCTGCTGATGTTCGCCACCATCGTCATGACCGTCCTGATTCTCAACCGCTTCGGCTGGAGCTTCTCGAACCTGCTCGGTCAGGCCGAGGCCAGAAACGGCGCGGAATTCCTGGGTGCCGGCGTGAAGTACACCAACCCCATCGACCTGATCAGCCTGTGCCTCGCGCTGGTGCTCGGCACGGCCGGACTGCCGCACATCCTGGTGCGCTTCTTCACGGTGCCCACCGCCCAGGACGCCCGCAAGAGCGTCGTGTGGGCCATGGTCCTGATCGGCGCGTTCTACGTCATGACTGCCTTCATGGGCAACGCCGCGAACGTCCTGCTGGGCAAGGAAGCTATCGTGCAGGCCAACGCCGCCGGGAATATGGCCGCGCCGCTGCTCGCGCAGGCACTGTTCGGCGGGGCCGGCACCGTCGGCGGAGAATTCGGCCTGGCTTTCGTGACCGCTGTCGCCTTCGCCACCATCCTCGCGGTCGTCGCCGGCCTGACCATTAGCGCCAGCACCAGCTTCACGCACGACATCTACAACGGCGTCCTGAAAGGCGGGCAGGCCAGCGAGAAAGACCAGTTCCGTGTGGCCCGCATGGCCACCGTCGGCGTCGGCATCGCCGCGATCATCCTGGGCCTGCTCGCCAAGACGCAGAACGTGGCGTTCCTGGTCGCGCTGGCGTTCGCGCTGGCCGCCAGCGCCAACCTGCCCGTCATCCTGTTCACGCTGTTCTGGCGGAAATTCAACGCCACCGGCGCCCTGTGGGGCATCGTGGGCGGCATCCTGTTCACGCTGCTGCTGATCGCCCTCAGCCCCAACATCATGAAGATCGACCCGGATACCCTGACCACCGGCCGTCACCTGATCCAGGCCAACGCCATCTTCCCGCTGGAGAACCCCGGACTGATCAGCATTCCCGCCGGATTCCTGTTCGCGTACATCGGCACCATGATCGGCGCGGCCCGCCGCAACACCGCACAGGACGAACGCGACTTCGAGGACATGCAGTTCCGCGCGTACACCGGCGCCGGCACCGACGGCACCGTCGCCGCGCACGACTGA
- a CDS encoding class I SAM-dependent methyltransferase, giving the protein MRLSHLCGRAWPEGALLDALKLSPSLDVLDVGAGDGRLVRELARRGHAGRVVGVDPTPGPGVQPAHAEALPFPDASFDVVLFARVLAHLPDQARALAEARRVLRPGRRVWVATHGPAHLRATWAALGQPLAPGKAHPEPALTLTCPLTLTADDAQFLLGTYGEEAEVSPHLFPVQDAAQLLIWRHSPSL; this is encoded by the coding sequence GTGCGGCTCTCGCACCTGTGTGGGCGGGCGTGGCCGGAGGGTGCGCTGCTGGACGCGCTGAAACTCTCCCCTTCCCTGGACGTGCTGGATGTGGGAGCGGGGGACGGTCGGCTGGTGCGGGAGCTGGCGCGGCGGGGGCACGCGGGCCGGGTGGTGGGGGTCGATCCCACGCCGGGGCCGGGCGTGCAGCCCGCGCACGCGGAGGCGTTGCCGTTCCCGGATGCGAGCTTCGACGTGGTGCTGTTCGCGCGGGTTCTGGCCCACCTGCCCGATCAGGCCAGAGCGCTGGCGGAAGCGCGGCGCGTGCTGCGGCCCGGCAGACGGGTGTGGGTGGCAACGCACGGTCCGGCGCACCTGCGGGCCACCTGGGCGGCGCTGGGCCAGCCTCTGGCACCTGGGAAGGCGCATCCGGAACCCGCGTTGACCCTCACCTGCCCGCTCACGCTGACCGCAGACGACGCCCAGTTCCTGCTCGGCACGTACGGGGAAGAGGCGGAGGTTTCCCCCCACCTCTTCCCCGTTCAGGACGCCGCGCAGCTGCTGATCTGGAGGCACTCTCCGTCTCTGTGA
- a CDS encoding DUF485 domain-containing protein → MTVSSVQPGQTTPRNASYQQLVAQRNSFTVIMTVAFLVLYFLLPVLAGYNKPLMATKVFGNVTFGYVLAFAEFAMGWIMAYVYIVKARTFDRLAQEARQ, encoded by the coding sequence ATGACCGTATCCAGCGTTCAGCCCGGCCAGACCACTCCGAGAAACGCCTCGTACCAGCAACTGGTCGCGCAGCGCAACTCCTTCACCGTCATCATGACCGTCGCGTTCCTGGTGCTGTACTTCCTGCTGCCCGTCCTGGCCGGCTATAACAAGCCCCTGATGGCCACCAAGGTCTTCGGGAACGTCACCTTCGGGTACGTGCTGGCATTCGCCGAGTTCGCCATGGGCTGGATCATGGCGTACGTGTACATCGTCAAGGCCCGCACCTTCGACCGCCTCGCGCAAGAGGCCCGCCAGTGA
- a CDS encoding MFS transporter has product MTRVTALTHAARAYPTGFWVLWWGTLLNRLGEFVVPLLGFYLTAQGQLSVTQVSVILAMLGLGRFVSEGLSGALTDRRGPAFTMILALSGGAVMILALSVAQGFWWTAAGVLGFSLLSALYKPAASTAVAELTQGAQRTRAYNLLYWAINVGAATAPILGGWLAGRSMRLLFWLDAATMGAYALLLALLYPRTARPARNAGAHARPLLPRDLLLWQFCLASLLFGLTYQSYKVLAVVFAQQGFSAVQYGQVLAVNGALVVLLGLPLGHLIARSGHPRWQALGAALLGAGFLGHAVAHTLWAHMLAVAVWTVGEIIAYGISKTIISELGPPAQRGTYIGLVGSMAGLATLLAPLLGGALLQSLGAGGMWVVIAGLALLAALLLLALEGRVRGRLLQRQQEALA; this is encoded by the coding sequence ATGACGCGTGTGACTGCCCTGACCCACGCTGCCCGCGCCTACCCGACCGGATTCTGGGTGCTGTGGTGGGGCACGCTGCTCAACCGCCTGGGCGAGTTCGTGGTCCCGCTGCTGGGTTTCTACCTGACGGCGCAGGGGCAGCTGAGCGTCACGCAGGTCAGCGTGATCCTGGCGATGCTGGGCCTGGGCCGCTTCGTCTCTGAGGGCCTCAGCGGGGCGCTGACCGACCGGCGCGGCCCGGCCTTCACCATGATCCTCGCCCTGAGCGGCGGGGCCGTCATGATCCTGGCGCTGTCGGTGGCGCAGGGCTTCTGGTGGACGGCGGCGGGCGTGCTGGGCTTCTCGCTGCTGTCGGCGCTGTACAAACCCGCTGCGAGCACCGCCGTCGCGGAACTCACGCAGGGCGCGCAGCGGACCCGCGCGTACAACCTGCTGTACTGGGCGATCAACGTCGGGGCCGCCACCGCGCCCATCCTGGGTGGCTGGCTGGCCGGGCGGTCCATGCGGCTGCTGTTCTGGCTGGACGCCGCCACCATGGGCGCCTACGCGCTGCTGCTGGCGCTGCTGTATCCCCGCACTGCCCGGCCCGCCCGCAACGCGGGGGCACACGCCCGCCCGTTGCTGCCACGCGACCTGCTGTTGTGGCAGTTCTGCCTCGCCTCGCTGCTGTTCGGCCTGACGTACCAGAGTTACAAGGTGCTGGCCGTGGTGTTCGCGCAGCAGGGCTTCAGCGCCGTGCAGTACGGACAGGTTCTCGCCGTGAACGGCGCCCTGGTCGTCCTGCTGGGCCTGCCACTGGGGCACCTGATCGCCCGCAGTGGCCACCCGCGCTGGCAGGCGCTGGGCGCCGCGCTGCTGGGCGCAGGCTTCCTGGGGCACGCCGTGGCGCACACCCTGTGGGCGCACATGCTGGCCGTCGCGGTCTGGACCGTCGGGGAGATCATCGCGTACGGCATCAGCAAGACGATCATCAGCGAACTGGGGCCGCCCGCTCAGCGCGGCACGTACATCGGACTGGTGGGCAGCATGGCGGGCCTGGCGACCCTGCTGGCCCCGCTGCTGGGCGGCGCGCTCCTGCAGTCTCTGGGCGCGGGCGGGATGTGGGTCGTGATCGCTGGACTGGCCCTCCTGGCGGCGCTGCTGCTGCTGGCCCTGGAAGGCCGCGTGCGGGGTCGCCTGCTCCAGCGGCAGCAGGAAGCCCTGGCCTGA